In Helianthus annuus cultivar XRQ/B chromosome 8, HanXRQr2.0-SUNRISE, whole genome shotgun sequence, a single genomic region encodes these proteins:
- the LOC110868377 gene encoding uncharacterized protein LOC110868377 isoform X1: MAASNQCYVEWKEHYVSKERGKRVVHYFLKDISGESVLAVVGTERSVRHMLYVVAEDFLKVNEAENSVNAGYRWRSRREVVNWLTSMLSKQHRQEAPKSDHISRFGASYQNRLARNIKLRVPDIVWSGVAWTCSKQLKHFPAFCRNGITIAVQSFVYVMSEEEIRHLAYLEDMYEDRKGQKKVKVRWFHHSKEVQAAITLKNSHPREVFITPYAQVISVECVDGPALVLAREHYDKCVSTLPEDLLTRVHLCLRQFKNNRVKPFKLSKLCGYFDQPVFLVLDSDFLEDEDTSGGDVVKVGAKRPRSARGRQVAPCDSSCMDVKYEILRRKLIPTYVKNRDANVLSFKINEKIELLSLDSGIRGCWFRCTIMQVTRRQLKVQYDDLKDEDGSGNLEEWVPASRSAMPDKLGIRCLGRPTARPARIEEEADFAIEVGSPVDGWWSDGWWEGVVTGIGESGAGVVKVYVPGENLFLDIDIKNIRVSRDWVGDHWVDLETKPNILSLIPANNNEIKPESSPVSSKETPKPVGPEHVDPKPVDPKPVDPEHVDPEPIGPEHVDPEPNGPGPVDPKPIGLGPVDPEPIGPEPVDPEHVNDFNDHELHEKEKDPSSALDDNLQIAEQGEHASENMEA, encoded by the exons ATGGCTGCAAGTAATCAATGTTATGTGGAATGGAAAGAACATTATGTGTCAAAAGAAAGGGGCAAAAGGGTAGTTCACTATTTCTTGAAAGATATATCGGGTGAATCGGTTTTAGCGGTTGTGGGAACCGAAAGGAGTGTTAGGCATATGTTATATGTGGTTGCTGAAGATTTCTTGAAAGTCAACGAGGCTGAGAATTCGGTCAATGCAGGGTATAGATGGAGGTCAAGGAGAGAGGTTGTGAATTGGCTTACTTCTATGTTGTCAAAACAACACCGCCAAG aAGCCCCTAAAAGTGATCACATTTCGAGATTTGGTGCTTCGTATCAGAATCGCCTTGCAAGAAATATAAAATTACGAGTACCGGATATAGTGTGGTCAGGTGTAGCGTGGACCTGCAGTAAACAACTCAAACATTTTCCAGCCTTTTGCAGGAATGGGATTACAATAGCG GTACAATCATTTGTTTACGTTATGTCTGAAGAAGAAATCCGTCATCTTGCATATCTCGAAGATATGTATGAAGACCGAAAAGGTCAAAAGAAAGTCAAAGTGAGATGGTTTCACCACAGCAAAGAAGTACAAGCGGCCATTACTCTTAAAAACTCTCACCCACGAGAGGTTTTCATTACACCTTACGCACAAGTTATCAGTGTCGAGTGTGTGGATGGTCCGGCCCTTGTTTTGGCCCGTGAACATTACGATAAATGCGTGTCGACGCTTCCGGAAGATTTATTGACGCGGGTCCATCTTTGTTTGCGGCAGTTTAAAAACAACCGTGTGAAACCGTTTAAATTGAGTAAATTATGTGGATATTTCGATCAACCCGTTTTTTTGGTTCTGGATTCCGATTTTCTCGAAGATGAAGATACTAGCGGCGGAGATGTTGTTAAGGTGGGGGCTAAAAGGCCTAGGAGTGCTAGAGGGCGACAGGTGGCACCGTGTGATTCGTCCTGTATGGATGTAAAATATGAGATTTTGAGAAGGAAGCTTATTCCGACATATGTGAAAAACCGAGATGCAAATGTATTGTCTTTTAAGATTAATGAAAAGATAGAATTGTTGAGCTTAGATAGTGGTATTAGAGGATGTTGGTTTAGATGCACTATAATGCAAGTTACTAGGAGACAGTTAAAAGTACAGTATGATGATTTGAAGGATGAAGATGGAAGCGGTAATCTTGAG GAATGGGTTCCAGCTTCTAGATCGGCAATGCCCGATAAACTTGGGATAAGATGCCTGGGCCGGCCCACCGCAAGGCCCGCTCGCATAGAAGAGGAAGCGGATTTTGCAATCGAGGTTGGTTCTCCGGTGGATGGATGGTGGAGTGATGGGTGGTGGGAAGGGGTTGTGACCGGAATCGGTGAATCTGGTGCTGGAGTCGTTAAAGTTTATGTTCCTG GTGAAAATTTGTTTCTCGACATAGACATAAAGAACATTAGGGTTTCAAGAGATTGGGTGGGAGACCATTGGGTTGACCTAGAAACAAAACCGAACATCCTCTCATTGATTCCTGCCAACAATAATGAGATTAAACCCGAAAGCTCACCCGTTTCATCTAAAGAAACCCCAAAACCCGTTGGCCCGGAACATGTTGACCCaaaacccgttgacccaaaacccGTTGACCCTGAACATGTTGACCCAGAACCCATTGGCCCGGAACATGTTGACCCAGAACCGAATGGCCCAggacccgttgacccaaaacccATTGGCCTAGGACCTGTTGACCCAGAACCCATTGGCCCAGAACCCGTTGACCCGGAACATGTTAATGATTTTAATGACCATGAGCTCCATGAGAAAGAAAAGGACCCGAGTTCGGCCCTTGATGATAATTTACAAATTGCTGAACAAGGCGAGCATGCAAGCGAAAACATGGAAGCGTAG
- the LOC110868377 gene encoding uncharacterized protein LOC110868377 isoform X2, with protein sequence MAASNQCYVEWKEHYVSKERGKRVVHYFLKDISGESVLAVVGTERSVRHMLYVVAEDFLKVNEAENSVNAGYRWRSRREVVNWLTSMLSKQHRQAPKSDHISRFGASYQNRLARNIKLRVPDIVWSGVAWTCSKQLKHFPAFCRNGITIAVQSFVYVMSEEEIRHLAYLEDMYEDRKGQKKVKVRWFHHSKEVQAAITLKNSHPREVFITPYAQVISVECVDGPALVLAREHYDKCVSTLPEDLLTRVHLCLRQFKNNRVKPFKLSKLCGYFDQPVFLVLDSDFLEDEDTSGGDVVKVGAKRPRSARGRQVAPCDSSCMDVKYEILRRKLIPTYVKNRDANVLSFKINEKIELLSLDSGIRGCWFRCTIMQVTRRQLKVQYDDLKDEDGSGNLEEWVPASRSAMPDKLGIRCLGRPTARPARIEEEADFAIEVGSPVDGWWSDGWWEGVVTGIGESGAGVVKVYVPGENLFLDIDIKNIRVSRDWVGDHWVDLETKPNILSLIPANNNEIKPESSPVSSKETPKPVGPEHVDPKPVDPKPVDPEHVDPEPIGPEHVDPEPNGPGPVDPKPIGLGPVDPEPIGPEPVDPEHVNDFNDHELHEKEKDPSSALDDNLQIAEQGEHASENMEA encoded by the exons ATGGCTGCAAGTAATCAATGTTATGTGGAATGGAAAGAACATTATGTGTCAAAAGAAAGGGGCAAAAGGGTAGTTCACTATTTCTTGAAAGATATATCGGGTGAATCGGTTTTAGCGGTTGTGGGAACCGAAAGGAGTGTTAGGCATATGTTATATGTGGTTGCTGAAGATTTCTTGAAAGTCAACGAGGCTGAGAATTCGGTCAATGCAGGGTATAGATGGAGGTCAAGGAGAGAGGTTGTGAATTGGCTTACTTCTATGTTGTCAAAACAACACCGCCAAG CCCCTAAAAGTGATCACATTTCGAGATTTGGTGCTTCGTATCAGAATCGCCTTGCAAGAAATATAAAATTACGAGTACCGGATATAGTGTGGTCAGGTGTAGCGTGGACCTGCAGTAAACAACTCAAACATTTTCCAGCCTTTTGCAGGAATGGGATTACAATAGCG GTACAATCATTTGTTTACGTTATGTCTGAAGAAGAAATCCGTCATCTTGCATATCTCGAAGATATGTATGAAGACCGAAAAGGTCAAAAGAAAGTCAAAGTGAGATGGTTTCACCACAGCAAAGAAGTACAAGCGGCCATTACTCTTAAAAACTCTCACCCACGAGAGGTTTTCATTACACCTTACGCACAAGTTATCAGTGTCGAGTGTGTGGATGGTCCGGCCCTTGTTTTGGCCCGTGAACATTACGATAAATGCGTGTCGACGCTTCCGGAAGATTTATTGACGCGGGTCCATCTTTGTTTGCGGCAGTTTAAAAACAACCGTGTGAAACCGTTTAAATTGAGTAAATTATGTGGATATTTCGATCAACCCGTTTTTTTGGTTCTGGATTCCGATTTTCTCGAAGATGAAGATACTAGCGGCGGAGATGTTGTTAAGGTGGGGGCTAAAAGGCCTAGGAGTGCTAGAGGGCGACAGGTGGCACCGTGTGATTCGTCCTGTATGGATGTAAAATATGAGATTTTGAGAAGGAAGCTTATTCCGACATATGTGAAAAACCGAGATGCAAATGTATTGTCTTTTAAGATTAATGAAAAGATAGAATTGTTGAGCTTAGATAGTGGTATTAGAGGATGTTGGTTTAGATGCACTATAATGCAAGTTACTAGGAGACAGTTAAAAGTACAGTATGATGATTTGAAGGATGAAGATGGAAGCGGTAATCTTGAG GAATGGGTTCCAGCTTCTAGATCGGCAATGCCCGATAAACTTGGGATAAGATGCCTGGGCCGGCCCACCGCAAGGCCCGCTCGCATAGAAGAGGAAGCGGATTTTGCAATCGAGGTTGGTTCTCCGGTGGATGGATGGTGGAGTGATGGGTGGTGGGAAGGGGTTGTGACCGGAATCGGTGAATCTGGTGCTGGAGTCGTTAAAGTTTATGTTCCTG GTGAAAATTTGTTTCTCGACATAGACATAAAGAACATTAGGGTTTCAAGAGATTGGGTGGGAGACCATTGGGTTGACCTAGAAACAAAACCGAACATCCTCTCATTGATTCCTGCCAACAATAATGAGATTAAACCCGAAAGCTCACCCGTTTCATCTAAAGAAACCCCAAAACCCGTTGGCCCGGAACATGTTGACCCaaaacccgttgacccaaaacccGTTGACCCTGAACATGTTGACCCAGAACCCATTGGCCCGGAACATGTTGACCCAGAACCGAATGGCCCAggacccgttgacccaaaacccATTGGCCTAGGACCTGTTGACCCAGAACCCATTGGCCCAGAACCCGTTGACCCGGAACATGTTAATGATTTTAATGACCATGAGCTCCATGAGAAAGAAAAGGACCCGAGTTCGGCCCTTGATGATAATTTACAAATTGCTGAACAAGGCGAGCATGCAAGCGAAAACATGGAAGCGTAG
- the LOC110868377 gene encoding uncharacterized protein LOC110868377 isoform X3, whose product MAASNQCYVEWKEHYVSKERGKRVVHYFLKDISGESVLAVVGTERSVRHMLYVVAEDFLKVNEAENSVNAGYRWRSRREVVNWLTSMLSKQHRQEAPKSDHISRFGASYQNRLARNIKLRVPDIVWSGVAWTCSKQLKHFPAFCRNGITIAVQSFVYVMSEEEIRHLAYLEDMYEDRKGQKKVKVRWFHHSKEVQAAITLKNSHPREVFITPYAQVISVECVDGPALVLAREHYDKCVSTLPEDLLTRVHLCLRQFKNNRVKPFKLSKLCGYFDQPVFLVLDSDFLEDEDTSGGDVVKVGAKRPRSARGRQVAPCDSSCMDVKYEILRRKLIPTYVKNRDANVLSFKINEKIELLSLDSGIRGCWFRCTIMQVTRRQLKVQYDDLKDEDGSGNLEEWVPASRSAMPDKLGIRCLGRPTARPARIEEEADFAIEVGSPVDGWWSDGWWEGVVTGIGESGAGVVKVYVPGENLFLDIDIKNIRVSRDWVGDHWVDLETKPNILSLIPANNNEIKPESSPVSSKETPKPVGPEHVDPKPVDPKPVDPEHVDPEPIGPEHVDPEPNGPGPVDPEPIGPEPVDPEHVNDFNDHELHEKEKDPSSALDDNLQIAEQGEHASENMEA is encoded by the exons ATGGCTGCAAGTAATCAATGTTATGTGGAATGGAAAGAACATTATGTGTCAAAAGAAAGGGGCAAAAGGGTAGTTCACTATTTCTTGAAAGATATATCGGGTGAATCGGTTTTAGCGGTTGTGGGAACCGAAAGGAGTGTTAGGCATATGTTATATGTGGTTGCTGAAGATTTCTTGAAAGTCAACGAGGCTGAGAATTCGGTCAATGCAGGGTATAGATGGAGGTCAAGGAGAGAGGTTGTGAATTGGCTTACTTCTATGTTGTCAAAACAACACCGCCAAG aAGCCCCTAAAAGTGATCACATTTCGAGATTTGGTGCTTCGTATCAGAATCGCCTTGCAAGAAATATAAAATTACGAGTACCGGATATAGTGTGGTCAGGTGTAGCGTGGACCTGCAGTAAACAACTCAAACATTTTCCAGCCTTTTGCAGGAATGGGATTACAATAGCG GTACAATCATTTGTTTACGTTATGTCTGAAGAAGAAATCCGTCATCTTGCATATCTCGAAGATATGTATGAAGACCGAAAAGGTCAAAAGAAAGTCAAAGTGAGATGGTTTCACCACAGCAAAGAAGTACAAGCGGCCATTACTCTTAAAAACTCTCACCCACGAGAGGTTTTCATTACACCTTACGCACAAGTTATCAGTGTCGAGTGTGTGGATGGTCCGGCCCTTGTTTTGGCCCGTGAACATTACGATAAATGCGTGTCGACGCTTCCGGAAGATTTATTGACGCGGGTCCATCTTTGTTTGCGGCAGTTTAAAAACAACCGTGTGAAACCGTTTAAATTGAGTAAATTATGTGGATATTTCGATCAACCCGTTTTTTTGGTTCTGGATTCCGATTTTCTCGAAGATGAAGATACTAGCGGCGGAGATGTTGTTAAGGTGGGGGCTAAAAGGCCTAGGAGTGCTAGAGGGCGACAGGTGGCACCGTGTGATTCGTCCTGTATGGATGTAAAATATGAGATTTTGAGAAGGAAGCTTATTCCGACATATGTGAAAAACCGAGATGCAAATGTATTGTCTTTTAAGATTAATGAAAAGATAGAATTGTTGAGCTTAGATAGTGGTATTAGAGGATGTTGGTTTAGATGCACTATAATGCAAGTTACTAGGAGACAGTTAAAAGTACAGTATGATGATTTGAAGGATGAAGATGGAAGCGGTAATCTTGAG GAATGGGTTCCAGCTTCTAGATCGGCAATGCCCGATAAACTTGGGATAAGATGCCTGGGCCGGCCCACCGCAAGGCCCGCTCGCATAGAAGAGGAAGCGGATTTTGCAATCGAGGTTGGTTCTCCGGTGGATGGATGGTGGAGTGATGGGTGGTGGGAAGGGGTTGTGACCGGAATCGGTGAATCTGGTGCTGGAGTCGTTAAAGTTTATGTTCCTG GTGAAAATTTGTTTCTCGACATAGACATAAAGAACATTAGGGTTTCAAGAGATTGGGTGGGAGACCATTGGGTTGACCTAGAAACAAAACCGAACATCCTCTCATTGATTCCTGCCAACAATAATGAGATTAAACCCGAAAGCTCACCCGTTTCATCTAAAGAAACCCCAAAACCCGTTGGCCCGGAACATGTTGACCCaaaacccgttgacccaaaacccGTTGACCCTGAACATGTTGACCCAGAACCCATTGGCCCGGAACATGTTGACCCAGAACCGAATGGCCCAggaccc GTTGACCCAGAACCCATTGGCCCAGAACCCGTTGACCCGGAACATGTTAATGATTTTAATGACCATGAGCTCCATGAGAAAGAAAAGGACCCGAGTTCGGCCCTTGATGATAATTTACAAATTGCTGAACAAGGCGAGCATGCAAGCGAAAACATGGAAGCGTAG